Proteins encoded by one window of Vibrio algicola:
- a CDS encoding helix-turn-helix domain-containing protein → MYIPTRLKQARERRKLTKKAFADLIGISSKTVSIYESSQPQFELQDEMIQKFAIALGYPVEFFYKAISETIDPESISFRAVTKLSSRLKLATEAASVNALELSEWIDSKFKNLPKVQLPDYSHDNRNDPEVAAMELRNVWALGELSVKNMIHLLESKGVRVFSLSEDCKEVDAFSFWKGDRPFVVLNQFKTPERSRFDAAHELAHLILHKHGCQNKGREAELEADRFASAFLMPRGSVLAKVRPNANAALKDILALKKNWNVSAMAMIRRLYDLSCLTEWQYRQLTISATKEGYRSCEPEGLEQREKSLLLEKVFISLKDKGYRRVDICNELFLPLDEISNLTFNNPFFSLSLVSQNTQIGEQPYRASLSLVK, encoded by the coding sequence ATGTATATCCCCACTAGATTAAAACAAGCCCGAGAACGTCGGAAGCTAACAAAAAAAGCATTTGCTGATTTGATAGGTATTAGCTCGAAAACAGTTTCTATCTATGAAAGTAGTCAGCCTCAATTCGAGCTCCAAGACGAAATGATACAGAAGTTCGCTATAGCCTTAGGGTATCCAGTTGAGTTCTTCTATAAAGCCATTTCAGAAACAATTGACCCTGAATCAATTAGCTTCAGGGCAGTAACTAAGTTGTCTAGTCGGCTAAAGCTAGCTACGGAAGCTGCTAGTGTAAATGCCTTAGAGTTATCAGAGTGGATTGATAGTAAGTTTAAAAATTTACCTAAGGTTCAATTGCCAGACTACTCTCATGATAATCGTAATGACCCTGAAGTTGCAGCAATGGAGCTTCGCAATGTATGGGCGTTAGGTGAGCTTTCAGTTAAAAATATGATTCACTTGCTGGAGTCAAAGGGAGTTAGAGTTTTTTCATTGTCAGAAGACTGTAAAGAGGTGGATGCGTTTTCTTTTTGGAAGGGGGATAGGCCCTTTGTTGTTTTAAATCAGTTTAAAACTCCAGAAAGGAGCCGTTTTGATGCTGCGCATGAGCTTGCTCACCTTATTTTACATAAGCATGGTTGTCAAAATAAGGGTAGAGAGGCTGAGTTAGAGGCTGACCGATTTGCTTCTGCTTTTCTGATGCCAAGGGGTAGTGTTCTAGCAAAAGTACGTCCTAATGCTAACGCTGCGCTTAAAGATATCCTTGCTCTTAAGAAAAATTGGAATGTATCTGCGATGGCTATGATTAGGCGCCTTTACGATCTGAGTTGTTTAACTGAATGGCAATATCGACAGCTTACAATTAGTGCAACTAAAGAGGGGTATCGCTCATGTGAGCCTGAAGGTTTAGAGCAACGTGAGAAATCTCTTTTACTTGAAAAAGTATTTATATCTTTAAAAGACAAAGGTTATCGTCGTGTAGATATCTGTAATGAGCTATTTCTCCCATTAGATGAAATTTCGAATTTAACATTCAATAATCCATTCTTTAGCTTATCTTTAGTTAGCCAAAACACACAGATTGGAGAGCAACCATATAGAGCTAGTCTTTCTTTAGTCAAATAG